A stretch of Pogona vitticeps strain Pit_001003342236 chromosome 5, PviZW2.1, whole genome shotgun sequence DNA encodes these proteins:
- the RPS16 gene encoding small ribosomal subunit protein uS9, whose product MPAKGPLQSVQVFGRKKTATAVAHCKRGNGLIKVNGRPLEMIEPRTLQYKLLEPVLLLGKERFAGVDIRVRVKGGGHVAQIYAIRQSISKALVAYYQKYVDEASKKEIKDILIQYDRTLLVADPRRCESKKFGGPGARARYQKSYR is encoded by the exons ATGCCGGCCAAGGGACCCCTCCAGAGCGTGCAGGTCTTCGGCAGGAAG AAAACTGCTACTGCAGTTGCTCACTGCAAAAGAGGAAATGGCCTCATTAAGGTGAATGGAAGGCCTCTGGAAATGATAGAGCCTAGAACTCTGCAATATAAA TTGCTTGAACCAGTTCTCCTTTTGGGCAAGGAGCGTTTTGCAGGAGTTGACATCAGGGTCCGTGTGAAAGGTGGTGGCCATGTAGCACAGATATACG CAATTCGGCAGTCCATTTCCAAAGCCTTGGTGGCTTATTACCAAAAAT ATGTTGATGAAGCTTCCAAGAAGGAGATAAAGGATATCCTCATCCAGTATGACAGGACCCTTTTGGTTGCTGATCCTCGTCGTTGTGAGTCCAAGAAGTTCGGTGGACCTGGTGCTCGTGCACGTTACCAGAAGTCTTACcgttaa